A single region of the Marinobacter salinus genome encodes:
- a CDS encoding D-amino acid dehydrogenase, with protein sequence MHILVLGAGVVGTTTAWFLQKQGHQVTVIDRQNYAGVETSYANGGQISVSHAEPWANPSAPMKVLKWLTRPDAPLLFRPRFDPAQWRWAVSFLTQCTSAKAAHNIRQMVNLGTYSRGQLQALRKDVGVEYDHLEKGIIHFYTDPAEFDGAMEPTRIMQDLGCDRQIIDADRAIELEPALKPIKDRIAGATYTSEDESGDARMFTQNLAKRCAEAGVEFRYGTEILGFEYAGDRILGVQTIRGGHHETLRGDSYVLSLGSYSAILARKIGLLLNIYPAKGYSITVPVKDEQAAFNVSLTDDEYKLVFSRLGDRLRVAGTAELNGYGRELNLTRCRAIVRRTAEIMPEAGHWDQAEFWTGLRPATPSNVPYIGKSHFPNLYLNTGHGTLGWTHSCGSAAALADIVDGRKPEVDFTFSGI encoded by the coding sequence ATGCATATACTGGTTTTGGGCGCGGGTGTCGTGGGTACGACCACCGCCTGGTTTCTGCAGAAGCAGGGCCACCAGGTAACGGTGATCGACCGACAGAATTACGCCGGAGTTGAAACCAGTTACGCAAATGGCGGGCAGATTTCCGTCTCACACGCAGAACCCTGGGCAAACCCCTCCGCTCCCATGAAGGTTCTGAAGTGGCTTACCCGGCCGGACGCCCCACTGCTTTTCCGCCCCCGTTTTGACCCGGCCCAATGGCGCTGGGCTGTCTCGTTTCTGACCCAGTGCACGTCCGCAAAGGCGGCACATAATATCCGTCAAATGGTCAATCTTGGTACCTACAGCCGGGGGCAGCTTCAGGCTTTGCGCAAAGATGTGGGGGTGGAATACGACCACCTTGAGAAAGGCATTATCCATTTCTACACAGACCCGGCTGAGTTTGACGGGGCTATGGAGCCGACCAGAATCATGCAGGATCTGGGCTGTGACCGGCAGATCATAGATGCCGATCGTGCGATTGAGCTGGAGCCCGCGCTGAAGCCGATCAAGGACCGCATTGCCGGGGCCACCTACACCTCGGAAGATGAGTCCGGTGATGCCCGTATGTTCACCCAGAACCTGGCAAAGCGCTGTGCCGAAGCGGGTGTGGAGTTCCGGTACGGCACCGAGATTCTCGGGTTCGAGTATGCCGGCGACCGGATCCTGGGGGTGCAAACCATCAGGGGCGGTCACCATGAAACCCTGCGTGGTGATTCCTATGTTTTAAGTTTAGGCAGCTATAGCGCAATTCTCGCCCGGAAGATCGGGCTGCTCCTGAACATCTACCCGGCCAAGGGGTACTCGATTACGGTTCCTGTGAAGGATGAACAGGCAGCGTTTAACGTCAGTCTGACTGACGACGAATACAAACTGGTGTTTTCGCGCCTGGGTGATCGCCTGCGTGTGGCCGGTACCGCCGAATTGAACGGGTATGGCCGGGAACTTAATCTTACCCGCTGTCGTGCCATTGTGCGCCGCACGGCTGAAATAATGCCCGAGGCGGGGCACTGGGATCAGGCAGAATTCTGGACCGGTCTTCGCCCGGCTACCCCGTCTAATGTGCCATATATTGGTAAAAGCCATTTCCCCAACCTCTACCTGAATACCGGTCACGGCACTCTGGGCTGGACCCATTCCTGCGGTTCTGCGGCGGCACTGGCGGATATTGTCGATGGCCGCAAGCCGGAGGTGGATTTTACGTTCTCGGGCATATGA
- a CDS encoding fatty acid--CoA ligase, whose product MAQTRILPPADNAYQYPLLIKQLLLSGPRYSPDQEIVYANRSKYTYTDLVERIHRLANALTDAGVKPGDTVAVMDWDTPRYLECFFAVPMIGAVLHTINVRLSPDQIVYTMNHAEDDVVLVHDDFLPILESVKGEIKTVKTYIQLTDEASAKPAQLATAGEYEAMLASAKTEFDFPDFDENSIATTFYTTGTTGNPKGVYFSHRQLVLHTMAMTGSLSVHDEMPLLRSSSVYMPVTPMFHVHAWGVPYAATMMGIKQVYPGRYEPELLVDLLKEHKVTFSHCVPTIMQMMMGTESIKTADLSNWHVLIGGSALTKGLCDAGAKLGIHMYTAYGMSETCPLLSATHLTPEDMELPLEQQTAKRVKTGIAAPMVELEIVDPDGKPVPHDGEAKGEVVARAPWLTQSYFKEKEKGEELWQGGWLHTGDVASMEPDHTLVIKDRIKDVIKTGGEWLSSLDLENLISQHPAVAGAAVVGVPDEKWGERPHALVTLKPGEEASLEDIQNHLKQFVDSGEINKWAIPEQMDFVEDIPKTSVGKINKKLIRDQLK is encoded by the coding sequence ATGGCACAGACCCGAATTCTCCCCCCGGCGGACAATGCCTACCAGTATCCACTGCTTATCAAGCAACTCCTGCTTTCCGGTCCGCGTTATTCGCCAGATCAGGAAATCGTGTATGCCAATCGCAGCAAGTACACCTACACAGATCTGGTAGAACGAATTCATCGCCTCGCCAATGCCCTGACAGATGCTGGCGTAAAGCCGGGCGACACTGTCGCTGTCATGGACTGGGATACACCGCGCTATCTGGAATGCTTTTTCGCCGTGCCAATGATTGGTGCCGTACTGCACACCATTAACGTGCGCCTGTCACCGGACCAGATCGTTTACACCATGAACCATGCCGAAGACGATGTGGTCCTGGTGCATGACGACTTCCTGCCGATTCTGGAATCGGTCAAAGGCGAAATCAAAACCGTCAAAACGTATATCCAGCTCACCGATGAGGCATCTGCGAAGCCTGCACAGCTGGCAACTGCCGGTGAATACGAAGCCATGCTGGCCAGCGCCAAAACAGAGTTCGACTTCCCCGACTTTGACGAGAACAGCATCGCCACCACTTTCTATACCACCGGCACCACTGGCAATCCGAAAGGCGTTTACTTCAGCCATCGTCAACTGGTTCTCCACACAATGGCGATGACCGGCTCGCTTTCTGTCCATGATGAAATGCCGCTCCTGCGTTCCAGCTCTGTTTACATGCCAGTGACTCCCATGTTCCACGTTCATGCCTGGGGCGTTCCTTACGCCGCCACCATGATGGGTATCAAGCAGGTCTATCCTGGCCGGTATGAACCCGAACTGCTGGTAGACTTGCTGAAGGAGCACAAGGTTACCTTCTCCCACTGCGTACCGACCATCATGCAGATGATGATGGGGACAGAATCCATCAAGACCGCAGACCTGAGCAACTGGCACGTCCTGATTGGAGGCAGTGCCCTGACCAAGGGTCTGTGTGACGCAGGCGCCAAGCTCGGCATTCACATGTACACAGCGTATGGCATGTCCGAAACCTGTCCACTGCTCAGCGCCACCCATCTGACTCCCGAAGACATGGAGCTGCCACTTGAGCAGCAGACCGCAAAACGCGTCAAAACCGGTATCGCGGCACCCATGGTGGAGCTCGAGATCGTTGACCCGGACGGGAAGCCGGTCCCCCATGATGGCGAAGCCAAAGGCGAAGTCGTTGCCCGTGCGCCCTGGCTGACCCAGAGCTACTTCAAGGAAAAAGAGAAGGGTGAAGAGTTGTGGCAAGGTGGCTGGCTACACACCGGTGACGTCGCCTCCATGGAGCCTGACCACACACTGGTCATCAAAGACCGCATCAAGGACGTGATCAAGACCGGCGGTGAATGGCTGTCCTCACTGGATCTGGAAAACCTGATCAGCCAGCACCCGGCCGTCGCCGGTGCCGCCGTGGTAGGTGTGCCCGACGAGAAGTGGGGCGAGCGCCCACACGCGCTGGTCACTCTCAAACCGGGGGAAGAGGCAAGCCTGGAAGATATCCAGAATCATCTGAAGCAGTTTGTAGACTCAGGTGAAATCAACAAATGGGCCATCCCCGAGCAGATGGATTTTGTTGAGGACATTCCAAAGACCAGTGTTGGCAAGATCAACAAGAAACTGATTCGGGACCAGCTGAAGTAA
- a CDS encoding pyrimidine/purine nucleoside phosphorylase encodes MLQVNEYFDGQAKSISFQTSTLPATVGVISPGEYEFGTSKKETMTVISGALTVLLPGVEEWMTYGAGESFDVAGQSSFKAKTDIDTAYLCTYE; translated from the coding sequence ATGCTGCAAGTAAATGAATATTTCGACGGCCAGGCCAAGTCCATTTCCTTCCAGACCTCGACCCTGCCAGCCACCGTTGGCGTGATTAGCCCGGGCGAGTATGAGTTCGGCACCAGCAAAAAAGAAACCATGACGGTGATCAGCGGAGCCCTGACGGTGCTTTTGCCGGGCGTTGAAGAATGGATGACCTATGGCGCAGGCGAAAGTTTCGACGTCGCAGGTCAATCCAGCTTCAAGGCAAAAACAGATATTGATACCGCCTACCTTTGCACCTACGAATAA
- the mnhG gene encoding monovalent cation/H(+) antiporter subunit G has protein sequence MSEIFVSILLLAGASFMVLAAIGIVRLPDLPTRMHASTKAGALGAMLIMAAVALHFADSAVVARAVAFIVFILLTAPIAAHVIGRAGYFTGIVLWGGTTKDELRERYDPDNHKLYSGLEERAARSTVPGVHDGSNQ, from the coding sequence ATGAGTGAAATCTTCGTCTCTATTCTGCTGCTGGCAGGGGCTTCGTTCATGGTTCTTGCGGCCATCGGAATTGTTCGATTGCCTGATCTGCCTACCCGCATGCACGCTTCCACCAAAGCAGGTGCTTTGGGTGCTATGCTCATTATGGCTGCTGTTGCGCTCCATTTTGCAGATAGTGCTGTCGTCGCAAGGGCGGTCGCTTTTATCGTATTTATTCTTTTGACTGCACCGATTGCCGCCCATGTCATAGGCAGGGCAGGTTATTTCACCGGCATAGTGCTATGGGGAGGGACCACCAAAGATGAGCTGCGTGAGCGCTATGATCCCGACAACCACAAGCTTTACAGCGGACTAGAAGAAAGAGCGGCGAGGTCGACTGTGCCTGGAGTACACGACGGCTCTAACCAATAA
- a CDS encoding monovalent cation/H+ antiporter complex subunit F has protein sequence MLDVAINAVYFMLSLALLFAFIRLTRGPSLADRVVALELIASVVVGYVGVHAIDTGVSSFLDVAIVIALTAFLAAIGFARFLERGGLKNE, from the coding sequence ATGCTTGACGTTGCAATCAATGCTGTCTATTTCATGCTGTCTCTGGCGCTGCTTTTTGCGTTCATCCGGCTGACCCGCGGCCCTTCCCTGGCTGACCGGGTCGTCGCGCTGGAGCTGATAGCATCCGTCGTGGTTGGCTACGTCGGGGTACACGCCATTGATACCGGCGTTTCCAGTTTTCTTGATGTCGCAATCGTCATCGCCCTGACAGCCTTTCTTGCGGCGATTGGGTTCGCCAGATTCTTGGAACGTGGAGGTCTCAAGAATGAGTGA
- a CDS encoding Na+/H+ antiporter subunit E → MIGLFWNLLLALAWVALSGSVTAMNLLAGFCFGYIALMVLQKQVPTLNGYSRRIPRVLAFLFFFLKELVKSNLRVAYDVATPVWHMKPGVIAFPLNAKTDMEIMFVSSVISLTPGTLSLDVSDDRQVLFIHAMFLQDEEQLRNDLRELEHRILKVMR, encoded by the coding sequence GTGATCGGTCTCTTCTGGAATTTGCTGTTGGCTCTGGCCTGGGTGGCTCTCAGTGGCAGCGTCACTGCCATGAATCTGCTGGCAGGTTTTTGCTTTGGCTACATCGCACTCATGGTACTGCAGAAGCAGGTACCCACGTTAAATGGATACTCCCGCAGGATTCCGCGGGTTTTGGCTTTTTTGTTCTTTTTTCTGAAAGAGCTGGTGAAATCAAACTTACGGGTTGCTTACGATGTCGCAACACCGGTTTGGCATATGAAGCCCGGTGTGATCGCGTTTCCTCTCAATGCAAAGACCGACATGGAGATTATGTTTGTCAGCAGTGTTATCTCCCTGACTCCGGGTACGCTAAGCCTGGATGTTTCCGATGATCGGCAGGTGCTGTTCATCCACGCCATGTTTCTTCAGGACGAAGAGCAACTCAGAAATGACCTGAGGGAACTGGAACACCGAATCCTGAAGGTAATGCGATAG
- a CDS encoding Na+/H+ antiporter subunit D yields MNPELVLPILIPLTAGALSLAFWRSVRLQRMLAVIATGLLLGSGVWLMRSTIEQGFLVAEMGSWPAPFSIVLVSDMLGAIMIVLTGIIGLAIAIYSLASTPRGHEKFGYYPLMHLLLAGVAGAFLTGDIFNLFVWFEVMLLASFALLTLGGERAQMEGAIKYVTLNLFSSAIFLSAVGLLYGMVGTLNMADIAQKLNSVEDPGMVTVVSLMFMMSFGIKAAAFPLFFWLPASYHTPQVAVSALFAGLLTKVGVYALYRVFTLIFTQDVAYTHTILLWAAALTMLTGVLGAAAQFEFRRILSFHIVSQIGYMLLGLALFTPLALIGGVFYIMHHIIVKTNLFLVSGITYRLLGSYELKDLGGVYRQRPYLALLFLIPALSLAGIPPLSGFFAKFIVVRASLEASEYAITAIALLVGLLTLYSMIKIWAEVFWKKVPEHVADVSRLNGEVKDKHNWAYYVPVVGLAMCTLIIGLYGQPIYVLAETAASQLMNPQLYIEAVLGGQSK; encoded by the coding sequence TTGAACCCGGAACTCGTTCTCCCGATCCTGATACCACTGACCGCCGGCGCCCTGTCCCTGGCGTTTTGGCGCTCCGTCCGCTTACAGCGCATGCTTGCAGTCATTGCCACCGGGCTTTTGCTCGGATCCGGAGTGTGGTTGATGCGCTCGACCATCGAGCAAGGTTTTCTGGTGGCGGAAATGGGCAGCTGGCCTGCTCCATTCAGCATCGTACTTGTATCCGACATGCTTGGCGCCATCATGATCGTGCTCACCGGCATTATCGGCCTCGCCATCGCGATCTATTCACTGGCCTCAACGCCGAGAGGCCACGAAAAATTCGGCTATTACCCACTGATGCATCTGTTACTTGCCGGGGTAGCCGGAGCCTTCCTTACCGGTGATATATTCAACCTGTTCGTCTGGTTTGAGGTGATGCTGCTCGCTTCGTTTGCATTGCTAACCCTCGGCGGGGAGCGCGCTCAGATGGAGGGTGCCATCAAGTATGTGACCCTGAACCTGTTTTCATCGGCCATTTTCCTGTCTGCCGTGGGTTTGCTCTATGGCATGGTCGGTACCCTGAACATGGCGGATATAGCTCAAAAATTAAACAGCGTTGAAGATCCCGGGATGGTTACGGTGGTCTCCCTGATGTTTATGATGTCGTTCGGCATCAAGGCGGCGGCGTTCCCTCTGTTTTTCTGGCTCCCTGCCTCTTACCACACCCCTCAGGTCGCGGTTTCGGCACTGTTTGCGGGCTTGCTTACCAAGGTCGGGGTGTACGCGCTTTATCGGGTATTCACGCTAATTTTCACACAGGATGTCGCGTACACCCACACCATACTGCTTTGGGCCGCCGCCCTCACGATGCTGACGGGCGTGCTCGGGGCCGCGGCACAGTTTGAGTTCCGCCGAATTCTGTCTTTCCATATCGTCAGTCAGATCGGCTACATGCTTCTGGGCCTTGCCCTTTTCACGCCACTGGCTCTGATTGGTGGGGTGTTTTACATCATGCACCACATCATCGTGAAGACGAACCTGTTCCTGGTGAGCGGTATCACCTATCGCCTGTTGGGCAGCTATGAACTGAAAGATCTGGGTGGCGTTTACCGTCAGCGCCCTTACCTGGCCCTGTTGTTTTTGATTCCGGCGTTGTCGCTCGCCGGTATTCCGCCTTTGTCCGGCTTTTTCGCCAAGTTCATTGTTGTGCGTGCAAGTCTTGAAGCCAGCGAATATGCCATAACAGCCATCGCCTTGCTGGTGGGGTTGCTGACACTGTACTCAATGATCAAGATCTGGGCGGAAGTGTTCTGGAAAAAGGTCCCGGAACATGTGGCGGATGTAAGCAGGCTCAATGGCGAAGTCAAAGACAAACACAACTGGGCCTATTATGTGCCTGTCGTGGGTCTCGCCATGTGTACACTGATTATTGGTCTTTATGGTCAGCCAATTTACGTGCTCGCCGAAACGGCCGCCAGCCAGTTGATGAATCCGCAACTGTATATTGAAGCAGTTCTTGGAGGGCAGTCGAAGTGA
- a CDS encoding Na+/H+ antiporter subunit C, with the protein METMMAYVIGVLFAASIYMMLRRSLVKLVIGLIILSNAANLLIFVVSGLTRGAPPLIPDGANEVVGAMADPLPQALILTAIVIAFSVLAFAVVLIRRAYEVVGTDDLDKMKDTDT; encoded by the coding sequence ATGGAAACCATGATGGCCTACGTCATTGGTGTTCTTTTTGCCGCCAGCATTTATATGATGCTGAGAAGATCTCTCGTAAAACTTGTCATCGGTCTGATCATTCTGAGCAATGCAGCGAATCTGCTGATTTTCGTAGTCTCGGGTTTGACGCGAGGCGCACCGCCGCTCATTCCTGACGGCGCAAACGAAGTCGTTGGGGCAATGGCTGACCCTCTACCCCAGGCACTCATCCTCACGGCTATCGTGATTGCATTCAGCGTACTGGCTTTCGCAGTTGTTCTGATCCGGCGTGCCTACGAGGTGGTTGGAACCGATGACCTGGACAAGATGAAGGATACGGACACTTGA
- a CDS encoding Na+/H+ antiporter subunit B codes for MKSNTLILHTAALAIMPLQLMFSVFLLLRGHDEPGGGFIGGLVAASAFVLYAFAFGAESTRKILRVSPRDLLATGLLFGLASTIPALWSGQAMLTAHWWEVPLPGEGYLKLSTVLVFDIGVYLAVLGTLMTFVISLMESDE; via the coding sequence ATGAAGTCCAACACGCTTATTCTGCACACGGCAGCCCTCGCCATCATGCCGCTGCAACTGATGTTTTCGGTTTTTCTGCTCTTGCGCGGGCACGACGAACCCGGCGGTGGTTTCATTGGCGGGCTGGTCGCCGCAAGCGCTTTCGTGCTTTATGCCTTCGCCTTCGGGGCTGAATCAACCCGCAAGATACTGCGTGTCAGTCCACGAGATCTTCTGGCGACTGGATTGCTGTTCGGACTGGCCTCGACCATCCCCGCGCTATGGTCTGGCCAGGCCATGCTCACAGCTCACTGGTGGGAAGTGCCGCTGCCCGGCGAGGGCTATCTGAAGCTATCGACCGTACTGGTCTTCGACATTGGCGTCTACCTGGCCGTCCTGGGCACGCTAATGACCTTTGTGATCAGTCTGATGGAGTCCGACGAATGA
- a CDS encoding putative monovalent cation/H+ antiporter subunit A produces the protein MMLLAVLSGFLLAVAVPALYRVTGNYIGWVLSLLPAVLTAYFASLIPTISGGESLLIQNRWMPGLGVTLDFMVDGLSLVFALLISGIGTFILIYAGSYLKGHKDLSRFYVTMLSFMASMLGLVFSDNLITFFVFWELTSITSYILIGFNHEDAEARKCALQGLFVTAGGGLALMAGLILLIFITGSYSFSEILASDLPIQEHGYYIAAVICILIGAFTKSAQVPFHFWLPNAMAAPTPVSAYLHSATMVKAGIYLLARLNPSMGEGVPWSYALVIFGAATMLTGAYLAFSSTGIKKVLAYSTVMALGTLTMLIGVGTELAITAFICVLVAHSLYKGALFMLAGALDHETGTKDITKMGGLWRSMPKTAMITCLAALSLAGLPPLFGFVAKELMFESLINSPLWSWGLLAAAVASSILVVAVAGLVFIKPFFGPTRTTPKQPHDAPFAMLVGPAVLSLIALIFGMAPFLPATSVLDAAISSIYGSGVQTSLALWHGVNIPLILSGASLLAGSLLLYAWQRLQPTLYAINTAGSRVGPEAGYFRFMLGITQIASWQTRLLQNGVLGIYLLILVLVTFGLTGYTLLTRHGLHLDFDFSDGYFYEWGIALLIVAATVFASVTKSRLGSVASVGVLGFGVALIFIHFSAPDLGITQLLVETLTVILLVLVLFKLPPFVNLSSSWERCRDLTVAIFAGAVMTLLMLAVLDIQYFDSISSYYIENSYGLAFGKNIVNVILVDFRQLDTLGEIFVLALAAMGVYSMIKLRAEDQHKP, from the coding sequence ATGATGCTACTGGCTGTGCTTTCGGGCTTTTTGCTGGCAGTCGCAGTACCAGCGCTCTATCGTGTAACAGGCAACTACATCGGCTGGGTGCTGTCGCTGCTACCCGCAGTGCTCACTGCCTATTTTGCCAGTCTGATCCCGACGATCAGCGGCGGTGAAAGCCTTCTGATTCAAAACCGGTGGATGCCGGGCCTCGGCGTAACCCTTGATTTCATGGTTGATGGCCTGTCACTGGTCTTTGCTCTTCTCATCAGTGGTATCGGTACGTTTATCCTGATCTATGCCGGTTCCTACCTGAAAGGTCATAAGGATCTCTCCAGGTTCTACGTCACCATGTTGTCGTTCATGGCCTCGATGCTCGGGTTGGTGTTTTCCGATAATCTCATTACTTTTTTCGTATTCTGGGAACTAACCAGCATCACCTCCTACATTTTGATCGGCTTCAACCATGAAGATGCCGAGGCGAGAAAGTGTGCCCTCCAGGGCCTGTTCGTCACAGCGGGCGGCGGCTTGGCATTAATGGCTGGCTTGATCCTGCTGATTTTCATCACCGGCAGCTATTCGTTTTCTGAAATTCTTGCGTCCGACCTACCAATTCAAGAACACGGTTACTACATCGCAGCTGTCATCTGCATACTGATAGGTGCGTTTACCAAGTCAGCCCAAGTGCCTTTCCATTTCTGGCTACCGAACGCCATGGCCGCGCCGACTCCGGTTTCGGCATATTTGCATTCTGCAACCATGGTCAAGGCCGGCATCTATTTGCTGGCACGCCTGAACCCTTCCATGGGCGAGGGCGTGCCATGGAGCTATGCCTTGGTGATTTTTGGTGCAGCAACCATGCTCACCGGCGCATACCTGGCATTCAGCAGTACCGGCATCAAAAAGGTTCTGGCCTATTCCACGGTGATGGCTCTGGGCACCCTTACCATGCTGATAGGGGTTGGAACGGAACTGGCCATCACCGCTTTTATCTGTGTCCTGGTCGCCCACTCTCTGTACAAGGGTGCGTTGTTCATGCTCGCAGGTGCACTGGACCATGAAACCGGCACCAAAGACATCACGAAAATGGGTGGCCTTTGGCGCAGCATGCCCAAGACCGCAATGATTACCTGTCTGGCTGCACTGTCGCTGGCGGGGCTTCCACCACTCTTTGGATTCGTTGCCAAGGAATTAATGTTTGAGTCGCTGATCAATTCGCCCTTATGGTCCTGGGGACTATTGGCGGCAGCTGTCGCCTCTTCGATTCTGGTCGTTGCGGTGGCTGGCCTGGTGTTTATAAAGCCCTTTTTCGGTCCAACCCGTACCACCCCGAAACAGCCCCATGATGCGCCTTTCGCCATGCTTGTTGGCCCCGCCGTATTGTCGCTGATTGCACTGATTTTTGGCATGGCGCCGTTTCTGCCAGCAACTTCCGTGCTGGATGCGGCGATTTCCTCAATCTATGGCAGCGGAGTGCAGACCTCTCTCGCCCTGTGGCATGGAGTAAATATCCCGTTGATACTGTCTGGCGCCAGCCTGCTGGCCGGGTCGCTACTGCTTTACGCCTGGCAGCGGCTGCAACCGACGCTCTACGCCATTAACACCGCTGGCAGCCGCGTTGGCCCGGAGGCGGGATATTTCCGCTTCATGCTCGGTATCACCCAGATAGCAAGCTGGCAAACACGGCTGCTGCAGAACGGCGTTCTCGGTATCTATCTGCTGATCCTTGTCCTTGTGACATTCGGCCTGACTGGCTACACCCTGCTTACCCGTCACGGTTTACATCTGGATTTTGACTTCAGCGACGGCTATTTCTACGAGTGGGGAATCGCACTCCTGATCGTCGCCGCGACCGTCTTTGCCAGTGTCACCAAATCCCGGCTGGGCTCCGTTGCTTCTGTCGGTGTGCTTGGCTTCGGGGTGGCTTTGATCTTCATCCATTTCAGCGCCCCAGACCTGGGAATCACCCAATTGCTGGTTGAGACTCTCACCGTCATATTACTGGTTCTGGTGCTCTTCAAACTGCCGCCATTCGTCAATCTCTCATCTTCGTGGGAACGTTGCCGGGACCTGACGGTCGCAATATTTGCCGGCGCGGTCATGACCCTGCTCATGCTTGCTGTACTGGACATCCAGTACTTTGACAGCATTTCCAGTTATTACATTGAAAACAGCTATGGCCTGGCGTTTGGCAAGAACATTGTCAATGTAATTCTGGTGGACTTCCGGCAACTGGATACTTTGGGAGAGATTTTTGTTCTGGCCCTTGCCGCTATGGGGGTCTACTCCATGATCAAACTCAGGGCGGAGGACCAGCATAAGCCATGA
- a CDS encoding Na+/H+ antiporter subunit G, with amino-acid sequence MNPYAEYAICLLLLIGGAFTLIGAIGLARLPDFFTRLHGPTKATTVGVGAIVISSVIYFSTLGQGIGIEEILITAFLIMTAPISANFLAKSAMHLKVKTTENTRGQPWDQ; translated from the coding sequence ATGAACCCATACGCTGAATACGCCATATGCCTGCTGCTACTGATCGGCGGTGCATTTACCCTGATAGGCGCCATTGGCCTCGCCCGCCTCCCGGACTTTTTTACACGCCTGCATGGACCGACCAAAGCCACCACCGTTGGAGTAGGCGCCATCGTGATCAGCTCTGTGATTTACTTCAGTACTCTTGGACAAGGCATTGGCATTGAAGAAATCCTGATTACGGCCTTTCTGATTATGACTGCCCCCATAAGCGCCAACTTCCTTGCAAAATCAGCCATGCATCTGAAGGTTAAAACCACAGAAAATACTCGGGGCCAACCCTGGGACCAATGA
- a CDS encoding K+/H+ antiporter subunit F yields MMVTALYITIAMVTLAVLLNVYRLIKGPDAPDRVLALDTLYINAIALIILLGITLGTRMYLEAALLIAVMGFVGTVAMAKYLKRGSVIE; encoded by the coding sequence ATGATGGTTACCGCTCTGTACATCACCATTGCCATGGTCACGCTGGCGGTGCTTTTAAATGTTTACCGCCTGATCAAAGGCCCGGACGCGCCGGACAGAGTGCTGGCACTCGATACGCTCTATATCAATGCCATTGCTCTGATCATTCTGCTTGGTATCACGCTTGGGACACGCATGTACCTTGAGGCGGCCCTGCTGATTGCCGTTATGGGATTTGTCGGAACCGTTGCGATGGCCAAATACCTGAAACGGGGCAGCGTCATTGAATAA
- a CDS encoding Na+/H+ antiporter subunit E: protein MLDRLSFPQPWLSLTLFITWQFLSDGITGGSVVLGIILAWGIPQMTQGFWPDPPAFIKAWRMPAYLLRVVWDIVVASVEVAKLILSPRQARPAFICYPLELEHPLAITILASTISLTPGTVSADVSDDNKLLLIHALDAEDDQEVIDTIRARYEKPLLEMFQ, encoded by the coding sequence ATGCTTGATCGCCTCAGTTTTCCCCAGCCCTGGCTAAGCTTGACCCTTTTTATCACCTGGCAGTTTCTGAGTGACGGCATCACCGGCGGCAGTGTCGTACTGGGCATAATCCTGGCGTGGGGTATACCACAGATGACCCAGGGTTTTTGGCCTGATCCGCCAGCATTCATCAAGGCCTGGCGAATGCCCGCGTACCTGTTGCGAGTAGTCTGGGATATTGTCGTGGCCAGTGTCGAAGTTGCAAAGCTCATACTCAGCCCGCGCCAGGCGCGCCCGGCGTTCATCTGTTACCCCCTGGAGCTGGAGCACCCCCTTGCCATAACCATTTTGGCCAGCACCATTTCCCTGACGCCAGGCACCGTGAGCGCTGATGTCAGCGATGACAACAAGCTGCTGCTGATTCACGCCCTGGACGCGGAAGATGACCAGGAGGTCATCGACACGATCCGGGCCCGTTATGAGAAGCCTCTGCTGGAGATGTTCCAATGA